A region of Subdoligranulum variabile DNA encodes the following proteins:
- a CDS encoding sensor histidine kinase: MRYAQKLICLLLLVLSASFGVGGCYLLYSDFGVQLARTGTANASAHAQTCTLLQTEILDLQRRGDDTGDETVAALLEAQGATAALWRDETLLYDALAVPCDAPLENGTMRTVRSGDRVAALYGSDLQGELHLVSSFDLTGLYRDRDASLRRFLGLEAVVLAAGAAVMALLARQVTRPLRVLTATSAEIAGGDYARRTALHTGDEIEQVSRSFDKMADAVQEKIADLEADVQKREDFMGAFTHELKTPMTSIIGYADVLRNLQTDPDEQREAAAAIYHEGRRLESLSQKLLALLALGGEELELTDVDLATLWKPLRAACPTVSLETPAGHWMVRGDADLLLDLLCNLVQNGAKASAPGTPVAVLCRDNGTAVMLAVEDHGCGIPETEIRRVTEPFYMVDKSRARKQGGSGLGLALCKRIAAAHGSDLVIESVQGRGTTVRVFLQKGGAV, translated from the coding sequence ATGCGTTACGCACAAAAACTCATCTGTCTGTTGCTGCTGGTCCTCAGCGCCTCCTTCGGCGTGGGGGGCTGTTATCTGTTGTACAGCGATTTCGGCGTACAGCTGGCGCGTACCGGCACGGCCAACGCGTCCGCTCACGCCCAGACCTGCACACTGCTGCAGACCGAGATCCTCGACCTGCAGCGCCGAGGCGACGACACCGGGGATGAAACGGTGGCGGCTTTACTGGAAGCCCAGGGGGCAACGGCGGCTCTGTGGCGGGACGAGACACTGCTGTACGATGCGCTGGCGGTGCCCTGTGACGCCCCGCTGGAAAACGGCACCATGCGCACGGTGCGCAGCGGCGACAGGGTGGCAGCGCTCTACGGCAGTGACCTGCAGGGAGAGCTGCACCTGGTCAGTTCCTTTGATCTGACGGGACTCTACCGGGACCGGGATGCCAGCCTGCGGCGGTTTCTGGGGTTGGAAGCGGTGGTGCTGGCGGCGGGGGCGGCGGTGATGGCGCTGCTGGCCCGGCAGGTGACCCGTCCGCTGCGGGTGCTCACCGCCACCAGTGCCGAGATTGCGGGGGGCGACTATGCCCGGCGGACGGCGCTGCATACCGGTGACGAGATCGAGCAGGTGAGCCGCAGCTTTGACAAGATGGCGGACGCTGTGCAGGAGAAGATCGCCGACCTGGAGGCCGACGTGCAGAAGCGGGAGGACTTCATGGGGGCTTTCACCCATGAGCTGAAGACGCCCATGACCAGCATCATCGGCTATGCCGACGTGCTGCGCAATCTGCAGACCGACCCCGACGAGCAGCGGGAGGCGGCGGCCGCCATCTATCACGAGGGGCGGCGGCTGGAATCCCTGAGCCAGAAGCTGCTGGCATTGCTGGCGCTGGGCGGCGAGGAGCTGGAACTGACCGACGTGGATCTGGCGACCCTGTGGAAACCGCTGCGGGCGGCCTGTCCCACCGTTTCGCTGGAGACGCCTGCGGGGCACTGGATGGTGCGGGGCGACGCCGATCTGCTGCTGGATCTGCTTTGCAACCTGGTGCAGAACGGGGCAAAGGCCAGTGCGCCCGGCACGCCGGTAGCGGTGCTCTGCCGGGACAACGGTACGGCGGTGATGCTGGCGGTGGAGGACCACGGCTGCGGCATTCCGGAGACAGAGATCCGGCGTGTCACCGAACCCTTTTACATGGTGGACAAATCCCGCGCCCGCAAACAGGGAGGCAGTGGGTTGGGGCTGGCGCTCTGCAAGCGCATTGCGGCGGCCCACGGCAGTGATCTTGTGATCGAGAGTGTGCAGGGACGCGGCACCACCGTGCGTGTCTTTCTGCAGAAAGGAGGCGCCGTATGA